The Stigmatella aurantiaca genome includes the window GGGTTGCGCAAGCAACTCCAGGCCCACTCGAATTACTCTTCGCCCTGACGAGAAACCACCATGCCCATCTACGAATACGCCTGTCAGAGCTGTGGGAAGATCATCGACGTGCTCCAGAAGATCAGCGATCCGGCGCCCGCCGCGTGCGCCGAGTGCGGCGCCGAGAACACGCTGACCAAGGTCGTCAGCCGTTCGAGCTTCGTGCTCAAGGGCGGCGGCTGGTACTCGGATCTCTACAGCTCCACCAAGAAGGACGGCTCGGCCAGCTCCAGCTCGGGGGGAAGCGCCTCCAGCAGCCCCAGCACCAGCAGCGCGCCGACCTCGACGAGCACAGCCTCCAGCCCGGCCCCGGCGGCCTCCACGCCTGCGCCAAGCACCAAGACCTAGCGGACCGGAAACTGGCGAGGGGTGCTGGGGCGGCGCACACTGCCGCCCGTGCCCTTTCCTCCTTCCAAGCGGCCCCCCCGCCGTTGTGTCCTGTGCGGTCACCCCGAGCTGACGGATGCGCGCGGCCTGGGACGTTTCCTCCTGGTCCCGGATCCCGATGGCCGGGGTCCGGTGTGCCCCACTCAGCGGGGGTGCCAGGCCCTCGTTCGAACCACCGAGGCGCTGACGCAAGCCACCCGCTGAGCTAAGCAGGGCCCCTCACGCGCTCACGCCTTGGGAGGCCCCGTGAAGAGACTGTTCGCCGTTTTGTTCGTCCTGCTGGGAGGTTGCAGCTCCCACACCTTGCTCGCACCGGATGACCGGGCCACGCTGGAGCAGACGCTCACGCGCCCGGAGCCGCAGCGCTACCTGCGCCTGTCCATGAACGTCACCCCGTTCTTCGGGGATGCCTCGCTGCGGCTGCTCACGCCCTACCCTCCCGAGGAGGTGCTGGTGCTGGATGACGCCCGGGGCCGGCCCGTGCTGCCAGGCCCCATCCAGGCCACGCTCCCCGCGGGGGCTCGCGCCCGCATCCTCCGGGTGGAGTTTCCCACCGCCTGGGTGGTCGCCGAGCGCGTCCTCTACACCCCGCGCACCTGGCCCTGGGTCTACGTGGAGGTGGAGGGCGCTCCCGAGGGGCCGCCCCTGGTCATCCTCCTGCCGCCGCACCACAAGACGCGGCAGGACTTCCAGGCGGAGGTGGATCGCTTCCTGTCGCCGCAGCCCCTCCAGCCCCGGCTCGCGGAGTTCAGCGCGGAGGTGAAGGAGGCCATCCGCCAGAAGAAGACCGTGACGGGCATGCCCGCCGAGGCCCTGGAGATGTCCTGGGGCTACCCGGAGCGCATCCTCCGGG containing:
- a CDS encoding FmdB family zinc ribbon protein, translating into MPIYEYACQSCGKIIDVLQKISDPAPAACAECGAENTLTKVVSRSSFVLKGGGWYSDLYSSTKKDGSASSSSGGSASSSPSTSSAPTSTSTASSPAPAASTPAPSTKT